The following are encoded together in the Bradyrhizobium algeriense genome:
- a CDS encoding DUF6766 family protein, producing MPRKSIWSRYGFLWVTLSLFLISLSGHWIFGWVAFVREQQDHSATIEFSGYFIQMMRDTLENWQSEFLQLLWQVAGLAILLHVGSPQSKEGDDRMEAKIDAILLAVDSKKAEAVLKEIDDAYEGRHTDRHFVESLEKNGRTKRRRD from the coding sequence ATGCCGCGCAAGTCGATCTGGAGCCGCTACGGCTTTCTTTGGGTTACGCTCTCGCTCTTCCTGATCAGTTTGTCAGGCCACTGGATCTTTGGATGGGTTGCATTTGTGCGCGAGCAGCAAGACCACAGCGCAACCATTGAATTCAGCGGCTATTTCATCCAAATGATGAGAGACACGCTTGAGAACTGGCAGTCGGAATTTCTGCAGTTGCTCTGGCAGGTCGCAGGACTCGCGATACTGTTGCACGTTGGGTCACCGCAGTCGAAAGAAGGCGATGATCGCATGGAAGCGAAAATCGATGCGATCCTGCTGGCTGTTGATTCCAAGAAAGCAGAGGCGGTCCTTAAAGAAATTGATGACGCCTATGAAGGTCGCCACACCGATAGGCACTTCGTCGAATCGCTGGAAAAGAACGGACGAACCAAACGGAGGAGAGATTAG